A window of the Clupea harengus chromosome 8, Ch_v2.0.2, whole genome shotgun sequence genome harbors these coding sequences:
- the bnip1b gene encoding vesicle transport protein SEC20, protein MAVVPDVSVRICSQEIIKKDLQLKALIQDIRDCPGPQHILDELNFKVKDKVRHLRRRIQDLEQLAKEQDSETIKTVILCEADGHRKHMLSNQAMWRKANLACKLLIDSMERDELLSGEISAVRPRNATKESLVQTYSDITESLMSINRLMSQQVQQSEGTVGSLVMSSRPILETSEEFKALNGAIHLGRKLIFKYNRREVTDKLLIFLALGLFLATVVYIVKKRIFPFL, encoded by the exons atggCGGTAGTCCCAGATGTTAGTGTTCGAATTTGTAGTCAAGAAATCATCAAAAAGGACTTACAACTCAAGGCACTTATACAG GATATAAGAGATTGCCCAGGACCCCAACATATACTGGATGAATTGAATTTCAAAGTCAAAGACAAGGTCCGTCATCTTAGACGCAGGATACAG GATTTAGAGCAACTGGCGAAGGAACAAGACAGTGAGACAATTAAAACTGTCATCCTGTGTGAGGCAGATGGACATAGAAAACATATGCTGAG TAATCAGGCTATGTGGCGGAAGGCGAATCTAGCCTGCAAGCTCCTCATAGACAGCATGGAGAGGGATGAGCTACTGAGTGGGGAAATCTCTGCAGTCAGACCTAG GAACGCCACCAAAGAGAGCCTCGTTCAGACATACAGTGACATCACTGAGTCACTCATGAGCATCAACCGCCTGATGTCCCAACAGGTCCAGCAGAGTGAGGGGACTGTTGGAAGCCTGG TGATGTCCTCAAGGCCCATTCTGGAAACAAGTGAGGAATTCAAGGCACTGAATGGGGCGATCCATTTAGGAAGGAAACTGATCTTTAAATACAATCGACGAGAGGTTACAGACAAACTCCTCATCTTTCTGGCTCTGGGTTTATTTCTGGCCACTGTAGTCTACATTGTGAAGAAGAGaatctttcctttcctttga